The Deinococcus humi genome has a segment encoding these proteins:
- a CDS encoding ExbD/TolR family protein has product MTRAQGRRRMRDSGDGVTFDFAPMVDVVLLLLIFFFLTSSLGARQNALPLDLPRASTTVQETPALPIVSVDRAGKLFLNGQETTLTKLSAQLKPLLSTSGGVVGLRADERGSYGTVVRVMDVIKKAGGERLALGTRPSE; this is encoded by the coding sequence ATGACCCGTGCCCAGGGCCGTCGCCGGATGCGGGACAGCGGGGACGGCGTGACCTTCGACTTCGCGCCGATGGTGGACGTAGTGCTGCTGCTGCTGATCTTCTTCTTCCTGACCAGTAGTCTGGGCGCCCGCCAGAACGCGTTGCCGCTGGACCTGCCCCGCGCCAGCACCACCGTGCAGGAAACCCCGGCCCTGCCCATCGTGAGTGTGGACCGTGCTGGGAAGCTGTTTCTGAACGGCCAGGAAACCACCCTGACCAAGCTGAGCGCTCAACTGAAGCCCCTGCTGAGCACCTCAGGCGGCGTGGTGGGCCTGCGCGCAGACGAGCGCGGCAGCTACGGCACGGTGGTGCGCGTGATGGACGTGATCAAAAAAGCAGGCGGCGAACGCTTGGCGCTGGGCACGAGGCCCAGCGAGTGA